Proteins co-encoded in one Arachis hypogaea cultivar Tifrunner chromosome 13, arahy.Tifrunner.gnm2.J5K5, whole genome shotgun sequence genomic window:
- the LOC112732413 gene encoding uncharacterized protein, with translation MGNCSIKGTTGECHHTIRILSDSGAILQFKGPTTVGQVLQHYPGYGVFLWGHPSTPLQVHETLAYGIFYYLLPLKGKAPAEDQIPSNGVSAQGEGQELLQWSEVESKKSDDTEQPNKLPCAEGACNYVQNLSPGSALEVLPSAKNGVWRVKLVIGTRQLEEILSEQVNTEALIEKMRMAASSSPTRSRTMATWKVGWKPTLFHTLLAPISRARITASEYSFGSG, from the coding sequence ATGGGGAATTGCTCCATTAAGGGTACCACTGGAGAATGCCACCATACTATCCGTATCCTGAGTGATAGTGGTGCCATTTTACAGTTCAAAGGTCCTACAACTGTTGGCCAAGTGCTCCAGCATTACCCAGGCTATGGTGTTTTCCTCTGGGGTCATCCCTCAACACCATTGCAGGTCCATGAGACCTTAGCCTATGGTATTTTCTATTACCTTCTTCCCCTGAAGGGGAAAGCCCCAGCGGAGGACCAGATACCTAGTAATGGGGTTTCAGCACAAGGGGAAGgccaagagcttcttcaatggtcaGAGGTAGAGTCAAAGAAGAGCGATGATACTGAGCAACCTAATAAGTTGCCGTGTGCTGAAGGGGCATGCAATTATGTCCAGAACTTGTCTCCCGGGTCAGCTCTCGAAGTGCTGCCTTCGGCTAAGAATGGGGTGTGGAGAGTGAAGCTGGTGATTGGCACAAGGCAGCTAGAGGAGATTTTGTCGGAGCAGGTGAACACGGAGGCGCTGATCGAGAAGATGAGGATGGCTGCAAGTAGTAGCCCTACAAGGAGCAGAACCATGGCCACTTGGAAAGTTGGGTGGAAGCCAACACTCTTCCATACATTGTTGGCACCTATTTCCCGTGCAAGAATCACTGCTTCAGAGTATAGCTTTGGTTCGGGTTAA
- the LOC112732414 gene encoding RNA polymerase II transcriptional coactivator KELP, translated as MITKRKILKNKSNNNNLEGEIHAECRTYPYLKHWVECGDLSCSVSHRKLRCCGHQREREREREKMEDAETKERIEETVRTILEGSNMDEMTESKIRKQASTHLGLDLSQPPLKAFVKQVVQAFLDEKQRQPEPEEDHNKPEYDDDGDLIICKLSERRRVTVQDFRGKTLVSIREYYRKDGKELPTSKGISLTEEQWSAFKKNVPAIEKAIKKMQSGNI; from the exons atgataacaaagaggaaaatcttaaaaaacaaaagcaataacAACAATCTAGAGGGAGAAATACATGCGGAATGCCGAACCTACCCTTATTTAAAGCACTGGGTAGAGTGTGGCGATTTAAGTTGCAGTGTCAGTCACCGTAAACTGCGCTGCTGCGGtcatcagagagagagagagagagagagagagaaaatggaGGACGCGGAAACGAAAGAGAGGATTGAGGAAACGGTGCGGACGATTCTAGAAGGATCCAACATGGATGAGATGACAGAGTCGAAGATTCGGAAGCAGGCTTCCACCCATCTCGGCCTCGACCTCTCCCAGCCGCCCCTCAAAGCCTTCGTCAAACAGGTCGTTCAAGCATTCCTCGACGAGAAGCAGCGCCAACCTGAACCTGAAGAAGATCACAACAAGCCGGAGTACGATGACGACGGCGATCTCATCATCTGCAAGCTCTCTGAGAGGAGAAGGGTCACCGTTCAGGACTTCCGAGGCAAAACTTTGGTCTCCATTCGCGAGTATTATCGAAAGGACGGCAAGGAACTCCCTACCTCTAAAG GAATAAGTTTGACAGAGGAGCAATGGTCAGCCTTCAAGAAAAATGTGCCTGCTATAGAAAAGGCCATTAAGAAAATGCAGTCCGGCAACATATAA
- the LOC112732412 gene encoding uncharacterized protein yields the protein MGCASSKGIDPANAGVYRPAPTSFAVFDINAIEEPWLKHLNNTPQIHQDEKPIHTHVPAPILHKLNMLDSTEAPQSWDEVSKALQDLNKPLQPPEEPPQKLNPHPQPRKTMSFHTLEELDAKLNPKPKPELTKAATTNWKLNKKEFNKQPPPAPIRTSGKEEEAEEGGVRIKPVKDNIFIVRDRMERQKEEKESAYEKISRDPLSSFPEKCPPGGEEAVVLYTTSLGGVRKTYEECNRAREVLEGQRVVIDERDVSLHGEFLRELKEVLPEEEQVRLPRVFVKGRYVGGLSELVELQETGRLRRILNASGVERGLGRQACGGCGGARFVPCLDCGGSCKLPSKERCPNCNENGLVHCPACLSL from the coding sequence ATGGGGTGCGCCTCCTCAAAGGGTATCGACCCCGCCAACGCAGGCGTATACCGTCCAGCACCGACGAGCTTCGCTGTTTTCGACATTAACGCCATAGAGGAGCCATGGCTCAAGCACCTCAACAACACTCCCCAAATCCATCAGGACGAGAAGCCCATCCACACCCACGTGCCCGCCCCTATTCTCCACAAGCTCAACATGCTTGATTCAACCGAAGCTCCCCAATCATGGGACGAAGTTAGCAAAGCCCTCCAAGACCTCAACAAGCCCTTACAACCGCCCGAGGAACCGCCACAAAAACTAAATCCACATCCACAGCCCCGCAAAACCATGTCGTTTCACACACTGGAAGAATTAGACGCCAAGTTAAACCCCAAACCCAAGCCAGAGTTGACCAAAGCTGCCACCACCAACTGGAAGTTGAACAAAAAGGAGTTCAATAAACAACCACCGCCTGCACCAATAAGAACAtctggaaaggaagaggaagcGGAAGAAGGAGGGGTGAGAATCAAACCGGTGAAAGACAACATCTTCATAGTGAGGGACAGGATGGAGAGGCAAAAGGAAGAAAAGGAATCAGCGTACGAGAAGATAAGTCGGGACCCGCTGAGTTCGTTCCCGGAGAAGTGCCCGCCGGGGGGAGAGGAGGCGGTGGTGCTTTACACAACGTCTCTGGGGGGAGTTCGGAAGACGTACGAGGAGTGCAACAGAGCGAGGGAGGTTCTGGAAGGGCAGAGGGTGGTAATCGACGAGAGGGACGTGTCACTGCACGGTGAATTCCTTCGGGAGCTGAAGGAGGTGCTGCCGGAAGAGGAGCAGGTTCGGCTGCCCCGGGTGTTCGTGAAGGGAAGGTACGTGGGTGGGTTGAGCGAGTTGGTGGAGCTGCAAGAGACGGGTCGACTCAGAAGGATTCTGAATGCGAGTGGTGTCGAGAGAGGCCTTGGTAGGCAGGCGTGTGGAGGGTGTGGTGGAGCCAGGTTTGTTCCTTGTTTGGATTGTGGTGGCAGCTGCAAGCTTCCTTCCAAGGAAAGGTGCCCTAATTGCAACGAAAATGGCTTAGTCCATTGCCCTGCTTGTCTTTCTCTTTGA